GCTATCCAGCCTTATCTTCAACATGCCCGTGTGCTGGCAGCCGTCGACTGGCGACGCATTCCTGCCGATCACTGTCATCGGATAGGGTACGATCTGCGCCGCATTATCTTTCGGGCTATCGGTTGTCTGCTCAGCACCGGTCACCTCCCCGACCTCTATGGTAGAGTGAGTTCCAGTCCTGCTGAACGTCAGCGACGTAAACAGTTGCGGTATCTGCCAGAACGAATCTGGAGCTTTCTGGTCAAACGGACTATTTTACAGTCGCAGAATTTAATGCTTACCGGCGAGAATCCGCCACGCCTCATCCTGATCGACTACGATGAAGTGCGACGCCACACCCTGTACCGGATGATCTACTTTCTGGCGCGCCTTGTGCTCTTTGCTCGCGATCTGATCGTTATCTGGTGGCAGTTAGAGCGAAAGCCGGAAGGAGTAGGCGGTTCAAGAGCTGCCAAACAATAGCGTCGCCTGCCCCAAACTGACGTGGAATAAAAGAGATAATCGCTTCTTTCCGGGTGAGACCCACGGGAACTTATCGTAGTGTGGCGTGAAACTGCCTTTCATATCAAATCTGAAAAATATCACGCATAGCACGCGCTTCAAGGCGTCCCCTTATGCCCCTCCCGCGTTCGCCGTGTCTCCTGTATGGCAATGTGAACAGGTACATGCATCGTCAGTAGGGGCGGGTTCTTTCCGCCTCTTCCATGTTCGCCGCGTCTCCTGTATAGCAATGTGAACAGGTACATGCATCGTCAGTAGGGGCGGGTTCCTTCCGTCCCTCCCGCGTTCGTCACGTCTCATATATGGCAATGTGAACAGTAGGGGCGGGTTCTGAACCCGCCCCTACGGAACCCTCCCATCCGTATCATGAATCCTCACGGATTGTTGCGAAGCGTGCGGATCGTCACGCTTCACCGCATATCCGGTGAAGACGAAAACCACTTCGCCGCCAGCTCAGCCCCGGTGCGAGTGTAGTGTTGTAACACCCGATTTCCCCATCATTACTTCACGTCACGGACACCGCGCACCAGATCGAGTAGTGCAGCCCGGTCACCGCTATCTACGTCCCACACCCACAATGTTGTTGGATAACGCTGACTTTGGGTCTGCGGGCCACGCGGACCGGCATCGGCCCCATTCACCGCAGCGTAGAAGAGCTGCCCATTACGTACCACAACAGCGCCGATTCCGCCCAGACTCTGACCGGTGGCCAGCAATTCACTGCGCTGAAGGCCACGCCAGCGGTAGAGCTGATAGTCCTGCACCAGATCGCTGGCACATAGCGTTGTCAGGTATAGCAACCGCCCTTCCTGGTCCCATCCTAACGGTCGTGTCCAGAAGGGTCCTTCGCGCAGTGGTTGGGGCGGGATGGGTTCTGGCGTTGCCGTTGGGATCGCAGTAGCGGTTGGTGTCGCGGTTGGCGGCTGGGGTGTGACGGTGCCGGTCGGTGTCGCGGTTGGCGTGGCAGTTGCTGTAGCGGTTGGAGGCACAGTCGGTGTGGCCGTGGGTGCCGGTAAGGTCACACGCTGCGTACCGATCCGCTCGACCAGTTGCCCTGCGCTATCAAGGATCAACAGATCGGCACCTGGATCATCAGCGCGCAATGCCTCTACCGCAACGTATTCCCCGTTGGGGCTGGCGATCAATGCTCCAAAGCCACGGTACCGCACCACAAGGCGCTCATCAGTCAACAGTTCAGCACCCACATCGCGAACTTCCCCGGTCGGCAGACGCAAGAAGAGCGCACTGCGGCCATCGGGAGCTTCAGCGCGGTACACCAACCGTCCCCCGCTGAGCCACTGCGGCATGAACCGGCTCCATTCGTCGAGTGCAGCCTCTACCCGCTCTGGTTCACCACCGCTCACCGGTACGGTATAAATTGTCCATTGGGTCGGAATTGCGCCGGTTTCATCAACCGCAAACGCAATCGTGGCACCATCCGGGCTAAAGACCGGATCGGCGCAACTCACCCCTACCTGAGCCAGCGGTTGCGCCTCGCCTCCGGCGCGTGGCAACAGCCAGAGCGTCGAAGGCACGGCCAGCACTGCATCAGCCGGATCGAGTCCCGGCTCGGCGCGACAGAATGCCAGATAGTCACCACCCGGACTGACTGCCAGATGAGTTTCTGTTTCAGCCGAGTCGGTAATATTCACCGCACCGGCCAGTCGACGGGTCATGCCATCACCGACAGTGGAGAATGCCAGATCAAGTTGCCAGACATCACCATCGAACAGGAAGTAGAGCGGTTCGAGCGAAGCTGGTGCACTACCAGATGGCACTCGCAACGTATCACTGGCTACGCCAAACGTAGCTGAACGCGCAACGGCCACTGACAACCGGTTCTGGGCCAGCGTCACCCGAAATGGCACCGGTTCAGCAAGCGGCACCAGCATGGTTGCCCCCACGTCAGCCTGGGGATCGACCACCAGCAATGCCTGGGTAATCGTGCGGGTATTTGTAAATGACACCGTTTGTGAAACTGGCGACGCTGCAAAGCGGTCATCACGCAACCAGCCCGCCAGTTCAATCCGCAGAGCATACGGAGCGTTAAGCATTGTAGCAGCCGGCACGATGCGGGCATCAGCTACGGTCAGACAACTGACTGTCGCGCTCAGCGGAGCCGAACCCTGGCTCAGATCAAAGATGAGGTCAAGCTGCTCAAAAGCCGGATTCCCGCTCGTTCGCACCTCTTGCAACGCTGCCGAGAAGCGACCGGTAGTCAAACCAACGGTTTGGGTACAGTAGCCAAAGCCGGTTAATGCCGGATTCGGTGTTGGCGTTGGTGGCAATGGTGTCACCGTTGGCGTAGCTGTTGCGGTAGCCGTTGGTGTTGGGCCGAATGTCGGCGTCGCAGTGGGTGTGGCAGTTGCCGTAGCAGTAGCGGTAGCCGTTGGTGTCGCCGAAGGCGTACCGGCAATGATTGTCTCGATATTTGCAATTTGCTCTCCCTCACCCACAGGGATCAGATCGCATCCCACCAGGACTATAGCGAACAGGATAACCAGCAGGCAAGGATGCACAACACGGAAACGCCCCACAAACGTCTCCTCATGCTCCACCCGATCAGCGACCGGATGCAGCGCTGATCAACAACCAAATGAGTCGTACACTACCCATTCGGTAACATAACCTTGATCCAACCCCGGCGCATTGCATAAACCACAGCCTGGGTTCGATCATTCACAGCCAGCTTGCGCAAAATCGACGAAATGTGATTCTTGACAGTCTGGTTACTGATATCAAGCCGGGCCGCGATCTCACGATTGGTATGTCCGGCTGCTACCAGTTCCAGCACTTCTAGCTCTCGCGCTGATAGTGGTGAAAAGATGGTCTGTATATCATCATCACCGACCATCTGCCGAAATGCCTCCAGAACTGTAGCAGCCACTTCGGGTGAAGCCAATACCAGATCGTTGATCGGATACTCGCCACGTCGCACCTGACGCAGCGTGCCGAGCAGATCGGCAAATTCAATATTCGGTGGCACACATGCCGCTACGCCGGCACGAATGGCCTTCACCACAAACGCGCCACTCTGTACCGGCCCAAACAGTACGATGGCAATGTGAGGATGACTTCGCTTGATAACCCGCGCTACCTCTAACCCGTTTACACCTGGCAAATCGGTATCCATCAGCACCAGATCGGGATCAACCTGATCCACTAACTGGATAGCCTGTTGACCATTGCTGGCTTCACCAACCACTGAAAATCCAGGCGTTGACGACAGGGCAAGGCGCAAACCATCTCGAAAGAGAGAGACAGTATGCACAATTATCAGCGTTGTCACACTCACGGGTAACTCCTCCACCGATTTGTTGATGTCGGCTCTGCCACCGATACCATCTATCGCATACTCATTGGCATCACAATATGAATGTACCCGTCTTGACCGACCGGCTTAAACACTGCCGGACTTTGCGCACTCTGCATTTCAAAGGCGATCTGATTGGAGTGTACTGCTGCAATCGCATCGGCCAGGAATCTGACATTGAGCGCAATAACACCGCCTTCACCGGTCACACTGCCATCAAGTTCACTGGTATTATCACCCAACTCAGCAGCATTTGCACTGATCACAACCCGTCCCGGTGCTAATTCACTTGCCGGTTCAATCTTCAGCTTCACCACATTCTGGCTACTGCCGGCGAAGAATGATGCCAGCTTGACCGCCTTCGCCAGTTCACTGTTATCAAGAACCATGCGTGTCAGGTACTGCTGCGGGATAATCCGCTCGAAATCAGGAAATCTTCCTTCTATTAAACGTGATACGACTTCAATATTTTCGGTGTGGAAGAGCACGTGGCTGCCCCCTGGCGTATAGACCATTGCCACTTCTGCGTCCGTATCACCAATAATCCGGGCCAATTCGCTCAATGTACGCGCCGGGATCAGGCAATCAACCGCGTGCGCAACCGGAGCAGACAACTGAATTGTTCGCATCGCCAGACGGAAGCCATCCGCCGCAACCAGCGTGACTTGCTGATCGCGCGTGCGTACCAGCACCCCGGTCAGGATCGGACGCGACTCATCAGTGGCAGCCGCAAACGCCACCTGATCAATCGCCTCTTGCCATACCTCAGCCGGTAGTGATACCAGCGGCGTTTGTGCGCTAACAGTTGGTAGCGAAGGAAATTCGTCAGCATCCACCCCTTTAATATTGCTCACGAAACGCCCGCACTCAACACGTAAGGTCTGGGTTTTCTGATCGAGGCTTAGTGTTACCTTATCATTTGGCAGGCCGCCGACCACATCAGTTAATAATTTGGCCGGTACGGCTACTGCACCGTCGCGAGTAATCGTAGCGCTGATCCAGCGATTAATACCTACCTCCAGATTGGTAGCCGTCAACTTCAGCCGACCTTCATCGGTGGCAAGGAGTATATTCGCCAACACTGGCAGAGTGCTCTTACCGGCGACGGCATGGCCAACTGCGGCCAGACCACGCTTTAAATCTTCCTGCATGCATGTGAGCTTCATTGTCGCTCCTTGAAAAGACAACCTCAATCACGGCATACGAACGCCGCCCTTGATCCGGGTGTGGCGCATTATAGCATATTGCGCTAACCAATGACAGCGTATCAGTAGCTATTATCCCATAACGCAGCGCCATGTAGCGCCCACTTCATTTCTCCCGACTATCAGTCGGCACATAACCAGGGACGTGATTCCTGTGCAGGCAAATACCCTGGCCTGCCCCACCCGGTGATACGGTGTGATCAGGCTGCAACATGCACAGTAGTCTCTGAACAAGGGTT
This genomic window from Chloroflexus aurantiacus J-10-fl contains:
- a CDS encoding TolB family protein gives rise to the protein MGRFRVVHPCLLVILFAIVLVGCDLIPVGEGEQIANIETIIAGTPSATPTATATATATATPTATPTFGPTPTATATATPTVTPLPPTPTPNPALTGFGYCTQTVGLTTGRFSAALQEVRTSGNPAFEQLDLIFDLSQGSAPLSATVSCLTVADARIVPAATMLNAPYALRIELAGWLRDDRFAASPVSQTVSFTNTRTITQALLVVDPQADVGATMLVPLAEPVPFRVTLAQNRLSVAVARSATFGVASDTLRVPSGSAPASLEPLYFLFDGDVWQLDLAFSTVGDGMTRRLAGAVNITDSAETETHLAVSPGGDYLAFCRAEPGLDPADAVLAVPSTLWLLPRAGGEAQPLAQVGVSCADPVFSPDGATIAFAVDETGAIPTQWTIYTVPVSGGEPERVEAALDEWSRFMPQWLSGGRLVYRAEAPDGRSALFLRLPTGEVRDVGAELLTDERLVVRYRGFGALIASPNGEYVAVEALRADDPGADLLILDSAGQLVERIGTQRVTLPAPTATPTVPPTATATATPTATPTGTVTPQPPTATPTATAIPTATPEPIPPQPLREGPFWTRPLGWDQEGRLLYLTTLCASDLVQDYQLYRWRGLQRSELLATGQSLGGIGAVVVRNGQLFYAAVNGADAGPRGPQTQSQRYPTTLWVWDVDSGDRAALLDLVRGVRDVK
- a CDS encoding LuxR C-terminal-related transcriptional regulator, producing MSVTTLIIVHTVSLFRDGLRLALSSTPGFSVVGEASNGQQAIQLVDQVDPDLVLMDTDLPGVNGLEVARVIKRSHPHIAIVLFGPVQSGAFVVKAIRAGVAACVPPNIEFADLLGTLRQVRRGEYPINDLVLASPEVAATVLEAFRQMVGDDDIQTIFSPLSARELEVLELVAAGHTNREIAARLDISNQTVKNHISSILRKLAVNDRTQAVVYAMRRGWIKVMLPNG
- the dnaN gene encoding DNA polymerase III subunit beta — translated: MKLTCMQEDLKRGLAAVGHAVAGKSTLPVLANILLATDEGRLKLTATNLEVGINRWISATITRDGAVAVPAKLLTDVVGGLPNDKVTLSLDQKTQTLRVECGRFVSNIKGVDADEFPSLPTVSAQTPLVSLPAEVWQEAIDQVAFAAATDESRPILTGVLVRTRDQQVTLVAADGFRLAMRTIQLSAPVAHAVDCLIPARTLSELARIIGDTDAEVAMVYTPGGSHVLFHTENIEVVSRLIEGRFPDFERIIPQQYLTRMVLDNSELAKAVKLASFFAGSSQNVVKLKIEPASELAPGRVVISANAAELGDNTSELDGSVTGEGGVIALNVRFLADAIAAVHSNQIAFEMQSAQSPAVFKPVGQDGYIHIVMPMSMR